Proteins encoded by one window of Dioscorea cayenensis subsp. rotundata cultivar TDr96_F1 chromosome 20, TDr96_F1_v2_PseudoChromosome.rev07_lg8_w22 25.fasta, whole genome shotgun sequence:
- the LOC120251762 gene encoding sphinganine C4-monooxygenase 2-like, which translates to MDEFFSSDEFMVMIVPLIVYWVYSGLYEMLGSLDNYRLHSRRDEDTKNLVSKLDVFKGVLFQQSLQAATTFLIFKLTHDPNQSKTTSTSTTSSFPTLARQIFVAMFVLDAWQYMVHRCMHSNKFLYRNFHSWHHRVVAPYAFAAQYNHPLDGFLTEALSGAMAFFISGMSARTSIFFFSFTTIKGIDDHCGLVLPWNPFQLLFSNNTAYHDVHHQLSGSKCNFSQPFFVVWDKVFGTYAPYSIKKREGGGYEARALKSCDN; encoded by the exons ATGGATGAGTTCTTTAGTTCAGATGAATTCATGGTGATGATTGTCCCACTCATAGTTTACTGGGTTTATTCAGGCTTGTATGAGATGCTTGGTTCTTTAGACAACTATAGACTCCATTCCAGAAGAGATGAAGATACCAAGAACTTAGTTTCCAAGCTTGATGTCTTCAAAGGAGTTCTTTTCCAACAAAGTCTTCAAGCTGCCACTACATTCCTCATCTTCAAG TTAACACATGATCCCAATCAATCTAAAACAACCAGCACAAGTACTACATCATCTTTTCCGACACTGGCTCGGCAAATCTTCGTCGCAATGTTCGTATTGGATGCATGGCAATACATGGTTCACCGGTGCATGCATTCAAACAAGTTCTTGTACAGAAACTTCCACTCATGGCATCACAGGGTTGTTGCACCCTATGCTTTTGCAGCTCAGTACAACCACCCTTTGGATGGATTTCTCACAGAGGCTTTAAGTGGAGCTATGGCCTTCTTCATCTCAGGGATGTCAGCAAGGAcatcaatcttcttcttctcatttacAACCATTAAAGGGATTGATGATCACTGTGGTCTTGTTTTGCCATGGAATCCTTTTCAGTTGTTGTTCAGTAACAACACTGCTTATCATGATGTGCATCACCAGCTTTCTGGAAGCAAGTGTAACTTCTCACAACCTTTCTTTGTTGTGTGGGATAAGGTTTTTGGGACTTATGCTCCTTATAGtattaaaaagagagaaggtGGTGGATATGAAGCAAGGGCCTTAAAGAG